In Ciconia boyciana chromosome 12, ASM3463844v1, whole genome shotgun sequence, a genomic segment contains:
- the LOC140658334 gene encoding nuclear cap-binding protein subunit 2: MSGLLHTTLSGLNSDSYCEISQYRDQHFRGSRQLQEKSLKISSTLYVGNLSFYTTEEQIQELFSKCGDVKRIVMGLDKIKKTPCGFCFVEYYTRADAEHAMRFINGTRLDDRIIRTDWDAGFKEGRQYGRGKTGGQVRDEYRTDYDVGRGGFGKIIQMQKANHQPAIY, encoded by the exons ATGTCGGGGCTGCTCCACACCACGCTGAGCGGGCTCAACAGCGACTCCTACTGCGAGATCAGCCAGTACCGCGACCAGCACTTCCGG GGTAGCAGACAGCTGCAGGAGAAATCCCTGAAAATTTCCTCTACGCTGTATGTTGGCAACCTGTCCTTCTACACCACCGAGGAGCAGATCCAGGAGCTCTTCTCCAAGTGCGGAGACGTCAAGAGGATTGTCATGGGGCTGGACAAGATCAAGAAAACCCCCTGTGGCTTCTGCTTTGTTGA ATACTACACAAGAGCAGACGCTGAACATGCAATGCGTTTTATCAATGGCACACGACTAGATGACCGCATCATTCGAACTGACTGGGATGCAGGGTTTAAGGAGGGGCGACAGTATGGAAGAGGAAAGACTGGAGGACAG GTGCGAGATGAGTACCGGACAGACTACGATGTGGGAAGAGGTGGCTTTGGCAAGATCATTCAGATGCAGAAGGCAAATCATCAGCCTGCAATCTATTAA